Genomic segment of Rhodococcus rhodochrous:
GGGCGACCTCGCTGCTGCGGCGGCTCGCCTCGAACACGGACTCGCTCCGGATCCCGCACCGACGGGCACCTCGATGCGCCGCTGGGCGCACGGTCTCGTCGAGGTGGCCCGCCGCGGCACGCGCACTCACGAACTGCCGTTCTGGGTGTCGACGCTGTCGGGTCCGGATCCGCTGCTCGGCACCCGAGAGGTGGACCCCGCGGTCGACGTCGGGGCCACCGTCGACACCGTCACCGTCGAGGTACCCGCCCCGACGACCGCCGCGTTGCTGACCGTCCTTCCGGCGTCCTTCCACGGGAACGTGATGGACGGTCTTCTCGCAGCACTGGCCGGAGCCGTCGTCGCGCAGCGCGCCGACCGGGGGATCGACCTCGCCCAGGTGCTGGTCGGGCTGGAAGGGCACGGCCGGGAGGAGCAGGCCGTGCCGGGAGCCGATCTGTCCCGGACGATCGGATGGTTCACCACCGCCTATCCGGTGCGACTGGACCTGACCGGTATCGACGTGGAGGCCGTGGCATGCGGCGGCACTGCAGCGGGGACCGCGATCAAGACCGTCAAGGAACAACTGCGTGCCGTTCCCGACCACGGGATCGGATACGGAATGCTGCGGTACCTCGATGACGAGGGGCGCGCCGCGCTCGAGCCTCTGCCGACGCCCGAACTCACCTTCAACTTCCACGGCCGGAGCACGACGCCGGACGCCGTCACGGACATCGAGTTCGGCGGTGGTCTAGATCCCGCCCAGCCGGTACCGGCGGTGATCTCCGTCAACGCCATGGTCGTCCACACTGCCGACGGTCCGGTGCTGCGCGCGGATCTCGCCTATCCGACCGGGGTCATCGCCCGCCCGGAGGTGTCCGACCTTGCCGAGCGGTGGCGCCGCATGCTGAGCGGACTCGCCCGGCACGTCGCGGAGCCGGGAACGGGCGGGCGCACGCCGTCGGATCTGCCACTGGTCCCGATGACCCAGGAACGCCTCGACGAACTCGAGCGCCGCTACCCCGGCTTCGAGGACGTGTGGCCCCTCACCCCCTTGCAGCACGGCTTCCTGTTCCATGCCCTCCGGAACGATTCGATCGACGCGTACACGGTGCAACTGACCCTGCACCTGGGCGGTGTCGTCGATCCGCGACGTCTCCGGCGGGCGGTGGCCGCCATGTCGGCACGGCATCCGAACCTGCGGGTGAACTTCGTCTTCGACGGGGAGTGGCCACCCGTGCAGGTCGTGCAGGCGTCGGTCGAACTGCCGCTGCGGGAGCGGGATCTGACCGATCCGGACCCCGACGCCCGTGCGGCGGAACTGGCCCGTCTGCAGGCGGAGGACCGGACGCAGCGTTTCGACACAGCTGCCGGACCGCTGGTGCGCCTGAGCCTGATCAGGATGGGACCGGACGATCACCGGTTGGTGTTCACCAATCACCACATCCTGCTCGACGGCTGGTCGGCGCCGTTGCTACTGAAGGAACTCCTCGTGCTGTACGGAACCGATGCGGACACCGGTGCTCTCCCGCCGGTACGTCCCTACCGGGACTATGTGCGGTGGCTCGTGCAGCAGGACCCGGCTCCCGCCCGCGATGCCTGGTCGCGGTACCTGGCCGGTCCGGATCGCCCCACGCTGGTCGCTCCGGAGGCGGAGCAGGCCTCCGTGCAGGCCCTGTCCGAGGAGACCGCACGGGCACTCGATCCGGTGGACACCCGGCGCCTGGAAGGCTTCGTCCGGGACCACGGGCTCACCGTCGGCACGGTGGTGCAGGTCGCGTGGGGCATCGTGTTGGCGAAGCTCACCTCGCAGTGCGACGTCGTGTTCGGATCGACCGTCTCCGGGCGGCCCGCAGACGTCGATGGGGTCGAGGAGATGATCGGCCTGTTCGTCAATACGGTTCCCGTGCGGGTCCGGCTCGACCCGTACGAGACGCTCGCCGCGCTCGTCGAGCGGATCCGCGCCGAGCAGACCGCACTGCTCGACCGGCACCATCTCGGCCTCACGGAGATCCAGCAGGTCGCCGGACCTGCTGCCGGATTCGACACCCTGACGGTGTTCGAGTCGTATCCGATCGACCGTGCGGCTCTGTCCGATGCGGTCGACATCGCCGGCATGCAGGTGCGCGATGTGACCGGACACGACGCCGGTCATTATCCGCTGACCCTGATCGCTCACGTCGACGACTCACTGCGGCTGCGATTGAGCTACCGTCCCGACCTGTTCGATCGGGTGGCAGCGGAGACGATACTGTCGCAGGTCGCCCGGGTTCTCGAGGTCGTCGTCGGCCGGCCGCAGGTGCCGCTCGGCCGCCTCCGCCTGTTCGGGGACGAGGTGCCGGTCGTGTCCGCTCCCGGCTCCGCCCGTACGCGGACGTGGAGGGAGATCCTCGACGACTGGATGTCGGGTTCCCCGGAGGCCGTCGCCGTCGTCGACGCGGGCCGGCAGTGGACCTACGCGGAACTGGACGCGCGAGTGGAGCGGCTCGCGCAACTGCTCGTCGTCCGCGGCGCGGTACCGGAGACCACCGTCGTCGTGGCGATGCGGCGTTCGTTCCTGCGGGTCGCCGCGATGCTCGCCGTCGTCCGCGCCGGTGCCGTCTACGTACCGGTCGACCCCGACCAGCCCCGTGACCGTGTCACCGCGATGATCCGGACGGTCGCGCCCTTGTGCGTGCTTGTGGACGGCCCGGAACCGGCGGTGCCCGACGAGATGTCCGTCGTGCCCGTTCGGGATGTCGACCTCGACGGTGGGCCGGCAACACCGGTGTCGGATGTTCATCGCCGCGCGCCGGTGCGCGCCGGCAACCGTGCACCGGTGCGCGCCGACAACGCCGCGTACGTGATCTTCACGTCCGGATCGACGGGCACGCCGAAGGGGGTGACGGTGACGCATCGCGGTATCGCCGAGCTGGTCGATCGGATCTCGACGATCGCCGACGGCGATTCGCGTGTCGCACAGTCGATGCTGCCGGTGTTCGATGCCTCGCTGCTGGAGACGATCGTTGCGTTCTCGGCCGGGGCGCGGCTCGTCGTCGTGCCGCCCGGCATCGCCGCCGGCGACGACCTCGAGCGTGTCCTCGCAGACGAGGAGGTCACGCACCTCTACACCACACCCGCGGTGCTGGCGACGCTGAATCGGGACGCGCTGCCGGCCCTGACCTTCGTGAGTGTCGGCGGTGAGGCGTGCCCGCCGTCCCTGGCGGAGACGTGGGCCCACGGTCGTCACATGGTCAACGGCTACGGTCCGAGCGAAGCGACGGTGATGTCGAACCTGCTCGATCCGCTCGTCCCCGGTGGGAATCTCACCGTCGGGCCGCCGATGCCCGGCTTCGACGAGTACCTCCTGGACTCGTACCTGCAGCCCGTGGCCGGCCGCGCGGTGGGGGAGTTGTACCTCACCGGACCGGGTCTGGCGCGAGGGTATGCCGGACAACCCGGCCTGACCGCGACGCGTTTCGTCGCCGACCCCCTCGGCGTACCGGGACGCCGGATGTACCGCACCGGGGATCTGATGCGCTGGGTGCGTACCGCGGCGGGCCCCGAGCCCGTTTACGTGGGGCGCAGTGATTTCCAGATCCAGCTACGCGGTCTGCGCATCGAACTCGAGGAGGTCGAAGCGGTCCTGCTCCGGCATCGGGCCGTCGCTCAGGCGGTGGTCGTGGTGCGTGACGACGGCAGCGGTGACCGGCTCGTCGGATATGTGGTGCCCACGGGGGTCGTTCCCGTCGAGGCGCCCGAGATCCTGCACTTCGCGGCCACCCGATTGCCGCGGTACATGGTTCCGGCGGTGATCGTCGTGCTGCCCGGACTGCCGGTCACTCCGAGCGGGAAGGTGGACAGGTCGGCGTTGCCGGCGGCCGCGCCCGTCGGGGCCGCCTACCGGGCGCCGCGCACACCGAGCGAAGGGGTCGTCGCCCGCGCGTTCGCCTCCGTCCTCGAACGCGATCGGGTCGGGATCGACGACAACTTCTTCGACCTCGGCGGCAATTCGCTCGCCGCGACTGCCGTGGCGTCGAAGCTGCGCAGCGAGCTGGGCAGGGAGGTTCCGTTGTCCCTGGTCTTCCTCGACCCCACCCCGGCCGGATTCGCGGATCGCCTCGACGAACCGCCGGCGACCGCTACTCCGACGACCGGGATGTTCGATGTGCTGATTCCTCTGCGCGGGCACGGTCACCGCCCACCGGTGTTCTGTGTGCATCCCGCGATCGGCCTGTCCTGGGTCTATGCGGGACTACTGCGCTACCTGCCGGACCGGCCGGTATACGGGCTGCAACTGCCGTACCTCTCGGGCGGATCCCTCGACGCGACGCCTGCCGAACTGGCGCACCGCTACGTCGAGGAGCTACGGGTCGTGCAACCGGAGGGCCCCTACACCGTGCTCGGCTGGTCCCAGGGCGGGCTGATCGCCCACCACATGGGTGTCGAACTGCGCGCCGCGGGGGAGACCGTCGACCTGGTCGTTCTCGACTACTACCCGCTCGAACGCGAACGGCGTGCCCACGCCCACGCGGAACTGCTGGCGGGGCTGGGCATCGAACTGCCCGGTGCCGAACCGGACGAGGTGACCTCCGATCAGCTGCTCGACGCGGTGAACCGCGGTCTCGGGCACGAGACCGGACTGTCCGCCGCGGACCTGGAACGGATTCTCACGGCCTACGCGCAGGTCCACCGGGCGGCGCCGGCGCTCGACCTCCGACGTTTCGACGGCGACCTGCTGTTCGTCGCCGCGGCGCGATCGCTCGGCACAGGCGACGGTGCGTCACCGGCCCTGTGGCGCCCGTGGGTGTCCGGCACGATCACCGATCACACGATCGATTGCGATCACCTGGAGATGATGACCCCGGCCGTGCTCGCGGTCCTCGGCCCGATCCTGGCCGGCTATCTCGCCGCCGGGTCCTGATGCGGATCGACGACGGCGTCGAGCGCCGAGCCGGCGGGTTCGGGGAGCCGGGCCTCGAGCAGCAGTCCGGCGAGACCGAGCGCGATGCACACCCCGGTGATCACCATCAACCGCGGATCGGTCTGACCGGTCAGGGCATCGCCGAGGAGCACGACGGCCACGGTGCCCGGCAGGATGCCCACGATCGTCGCGAGCGTGTAGGGGACGAGACGGACCGCCGAGACCGCGCAGCAGCAGTTCACGACGAAGAACGGGGCGGCGGCGATCAACCGCAACGAGCCGACCGCGAGCCATCCGCGGCGTGCCAGCCGCAGATCGATCGCTTTCGCCGCCGGGTGCGTGAGACGCGATTCCACGGCCTTGCGTCCGACGGCCCGCACGAGCAGGAACGCGAGGACGGCACTGACCGTGGAGGCGGCGACCGTCACGCCGATGCCGACGGCACTGCCGAACAGCACGCCGGCGCTGAGCGTGAACACCGTGCGCGGAATCGGGGCGATCGTGGCCAGGGCGTGGACGGCGAAGAACACCAGGACCAGTGCCGGACCGTGCACCGATTCGGACCATTCCCGGATCTGAGCGATCGTCGGATGCGGCACCACGAGAGCTACGACGACGAGCGCCGCCACCAGGCCCAGGATGCCGAGCACTCTGCGGTCTGCGGCAAGCCTCGTCACGAGCGTCCACACTACCGGCCGAGCAGTGACTGCTTCCCCGCGAGCACAGTGAGGAAGACGGCACGATACCGTTCCGATCGAGGACGTCGTTATCGAACGCTAGAAAAACTGTGGTGATCCCCACAACGACCGCACGGTGTGTGGGGATAGCATCACACCGAAGGCAACCTACCCTTTTCGAGGTTGTCCACCTCCGGCCGACAACGCCGTCCGTACAAAGCCTGCAAACCCGCAGTAGGAGGAATCGCCCGTGTCATTAGCTGCAGAAGCCGAGAATGCCGCGCGCGCATATGCGCAGTGGCAGGACGCGGTGGCGGGGGTGCTGGCCAAGTCCCGACGCGTTGACCCGGCCGAACTCGGACCCGAGCCGCAGCGTCTGCTCGAGACCACGACCTACGACGACGTCACCGTCGCGCCGCTGTACGGCGTCCGCGACGAGCGCGACGAAGCGCCGCTGCCCGGTGAGTTCCCGTTCGTCCGCGGTGGCTCGTCCACGCGCGACGTCAACACCGGCTGGCTCGTGGACGTCCGGTTCACCGGCACCGACGCGGCCTCGGTCAACGAGCGCATCCTCGACGCCCTGAACAACGGCGTCAGTTCGGTGTGGCTCGGTCTCGGCGCCGGCGCGGTCCCCGTGGACGCCCTCGACACCGCGCTCAACGGCGTGCTCCTCGATCTCGCGCCGGTCCGTCTCGACGCCGGTGCCGACGCGGTCGCAGCGACCACCGCCGTGTACTCCGTGCTCGACAACCGCACCGATGTCGAGGACCGCGCCGCCGTGCGCATCTTCCTCGGTGCAGCGCCGCTCACCAGCGAGTTCTCCGAGCGTCCCGACGTGTCTCTCGCCGAGGCCGTCGAGCTGGCCCGCGCCGCCGCGGACCGCACCGAAGCGGTGCGGGCCCTCACCGTGGACGGCACCGCCTTCCACAACGCCGGTTCGTCCGACGCCGAGGAACTCGGTGCCGCGATCGCCGCCGGCCTCGACTACGTGCGAGCACTCGTCGACGCCGGGGTTCCCGTCGCTGCCGCGCTCGGTCAGCTCGAGTTCCGTCTCGCCGCGACCGACGACCAGTTCCAGACCATCGCCAAGTTCCGCGCGGGTCGTCAGGTGTGGGCGCGCGTCGCCCAGGTCGCCGGTGCCCCCGAGGCCGGCAACGCTCCGCAGCACGCCGTGACCTCCGCGGCGATGATGGCCCAGCGCGATCCGTGGGTGAACATGCTGCGCACGACCCTCGCCGCCTTCGGTGCGGGTGTCGGTGGCGCCGACGCCGTCACGGTCCTGCCGTTCGACTCCGCACTGCCGGCCGGTGTGCTCGAGGTGTCCGAGGCGTTCTCCGCGCGGATCGCCCGCAACACCCAGCTGCTGCTGCTCGAGGAGTCCAACCTCGGTCGCGTTCTCGATCCCGCCGCCGGTTCCTGGTACGTCGAGGAACTGACCGCGCAGATCGCGGAGAAGGCGTGGGGCTTCTTCCAGGAGATCGAGGCGGCCGGTGGCTACCGCGCCGCTCTCGAGTCGGGGCTGATCGCCGAGCGTGTCGCGCAGACGCGTGCCCGCCGCGAGTCCGACATCGCGCATCGCAAGTTCTCGGTGACCGGTGTCAACGAGTTCCCGAACCTGGCCGAGAAGCCGCTGCCGGTCGGTGTCGCCGAGGCCGGCGCCTCCGCCGCGCGGTACGCCGCGCCGTTCGAGGCGCTGCGCGACCGCTCCGACACCTACCTGGCCTCGCACGGTGCCCGCCCGCGGGTGCTGCTCGCCCCGCTCGGACCGATCGCCGAACACAACGTGCGTGCGACCTTCGCCGCGAACCTGCTCGCCGCCGGTGGCATCGAAGCGGTCAATCCCGGACCGCTCGATCTCGACGCCGACCTGTCGTCCCTGGTGGGCGACACCGGAACGTCCGTGGCCGTGCTGTGCGGCACCGACACCCGCTACGGCGAGCAGGCCGGTACGGCCACCGCTGCGCTGCGTGCGGCGGGGATCACGACGGTGCTGCTGGCCGGACCCGAGAAGGCCGTGAAGGACGCGCAGGGCGACGATCGTCCGGACGGCTTCCTCACCGCGCGCATCGACGCCGTCGCCGCCCTCACCGACCTGCTGAACACTTTGGGAGCGTAAGTGAGCATCGAACACGAAATCGGCAGCTTCGCCGACGTCCCGTTGACGGACCCGGCCGTGCCGGCGCCCACCGCTCCCACCGCGGAGCAGGCCGCCGCGCTCATCGAGTCCGTCGCCGAGGCGAACAACTACGGCACCGAGGACGTCGTGTGGTCGACGCCCGAGGGAATCGACGTCAAGCCGGTCTACACCAAGGCCGACCGCGACGCCGTCGTCGCCGAGGGTTACCCGCTCGGCAGCTACCCGGGTATCGCCCCGTTCGTGCGTGGGCCGTACCCGACGATGTACGTGAACCAGCCGTGGACCATCCGGCAGTACGCCGGCTTCTCCACCGCCGCCGAGTCCAACGCCTTCTACCGGCGCAACCTCGCCGCCGGTCAGAAGGGTCTGTCGGTGGCCTTCGACCTGGCCACGCACCGCGGCTACGACTCCGATCACCCGCGCGTGCAGGGTGACGTCGGTATGGCCGGTGTGGCGATCGACTCGATCCTCGACATGCGTCAGCTGTTCGACGGCATCGATCTGTCGCAGGTGTCGGTGTCGATGACCATGAACGGCGCGGTGCTGCCGATCCTGGCGCTGTACGTCGTGGCGGCGGAGGAGCAGGGCGTCAAGCCCGAGCAGCTGGCCGGAACCATTCAGAACGACATTCTGAAGGAGTTCATGGTCCGCAACACCTACATCTACCCGCCGAAGCCGTCGATGCGGATCATCTCCGACATCTTCGCGTACACCTCGGCGAAGATGCCGCGCTTCAACTCGATCTCGATCTCCGGCTACCACATCCAGGAAGCCGGTGCGACGGCCGACCTCGAGCTCGCCTACACCCTCGCCGACGGCATGGAGTACATCCGCGCCGGACTCGACGCGGGCATGGACGTCGACAAGTTCGCGCCGCGCCTGTCGTTCTTCTGGGCGATCGGCATGAACTTCTTCATGGAGGTCGCGAAGCTTCGCGCAGGTCGCCTGCTGTGGAGCGAGCTCGTCGAGAAGTTCGGGGCGAAGAACCCGAAGTCGAAGTCGCTGCGTACCCACTCGCAGACCTCCGGCTGGTCGCTCACCGCGCAGGACGTCTTCAACAACGTCGCGCGTACGTGCGTCGAGGCGATGGCCGCGACGCAGGGCCACACCCAGTCGCTGCACACCAACGCGCTCGACGAGGCGCTGGCGCTGCCCACCGATTTCTCGGCGCGCATCGCCCGCAACACCCAGCTGCTGCTGCAGCAGGAGTCGGGCACCACGCGGCCCATCGACCCGTGGGGCGGCTCGCACTACGTCGAGTGGCTCACCCACGAGCTCGCCAACAAGGCCCGCGCCCACATCGCCGAGGTCGAGGCCGCCGGCGGTATGGCGCAGGCCATCTCGGAGGGCATCCCGAAGCTGCGTATCGAGGAGGCGGCCGCCCGCACCCAGGCGCGCATCGATTCGGGTCGCCAGCCGGTCATCGGCGTCAACAAGTACCAGGTGACCGAGGACCACGAGATCGAGGTCCTCAAGGTCGAGAACTCGCGTGTGCGGGCCGAGCAGCTGGCCAAGCTCGAGCAGCTGCGCGCCGACCGTGACGAGGAGGCCACCCGCGCCGCCCTCGACGCACTCACCCGCGCCGCCGGTGCGCAGAGCCAGGGTCTCGACAACAACCTGCTCGCGCTGGCCATCGACGCGGCCCGGGCGAAGGCCACCGTCGGTGAGATCTCGGACGCGCTGGAGAAGGTCTACGGCCGCCACCAAGCCGAGATCCGTACGATCAGCGGCGTGTACCGCGACGAGGCCGGTAAGGCCACCAACATCACCGCCGCGACCGAGCTGGTCGAGAAGTTCGCCGAGGAGGAGGGCCGTCGCCCCCGCATCCTCGTCGCGAAGATGGGCCAGGACGGTCACGACCGAGGCCAGAAGGTGATCGCCACGGCCTTCGCCGACCTCGGATTCGACGTCGACGTGGGACCGCTGTTCCAGACCCCCGAAGAGGTCGCCCAGCAGGCGGCCGACAACGACGTGCACGTCATCGGCGTGTCGTCGTTGGCTGCGGGTCACCTGACGTTGGTTCCTGCCCTCAAGCAGGCACTGGCCGAGGTGGGCCGCGAGGACATCATGATCGTCGTCGGTGGTGTCATCCCGCCGGGTGACTTCGACGAGCTCTACGCGGCGGGTGCGGCGGCGATCTTCCCGCCCGGCACCGTGATCGCGGATGCGGCGACCGGTCTGCTGACCAAGCTCGCCGCGCAGCTCGGCCACCACCTCGGAGGCTGACGTCGGCATGAGCGACACCTCGGTCGGCGCCGCGCAGACCCGCCGACGGCAGATCGACGTCGACGCCCTCGCCGAGGCCGTGCTCGCCAACGAGCGGGCCGGCCTCGCGCGGGCGATAACGCTGATCGAGTCGACCCGCGACGACCATCGGGAGCAGGCGCAGCAGTTGCTGTTGCGCTTGCTCCCGAAGGCGGGCAACGCGATTCGTGTCGGTATCACGGGTGTGCCCGGTGTCGGCAAGTCGACCTTCATCGACGCGCTCGGCATGTATCTGCTCGAGCAGGGGCATCGGGTCGCGGTGCTGGCCGTCGACCCGTCGTCCACCCGCACGGGTGGGTCGATCCTCGGCGACAAGACGCGGATGGCGCGTCTCGCGGTACAGCGGGACGCCTACATCCGCCCGTCGCCCTCGGCCGGCACGCTCGGCGGGGTCGCGAAGGCCACCCGCGAGACCATGGTGCTGCTCGAGGCCGCCGGATTCGACGTGATCCTCGTCGAGACCGTCGGTGTCGGGCAGTCCGAGGTGACCGTGGCCAACATGGTCGACACCTTCTGCTTCCTGACCCTGGCCCGCACCGGCGACCAGCTGCAGGGCATCAAGAAGGGCGTGCTCGAACTCGCCGATCTGGTGGCGGTCAACAAGGCCGACGGAGAGTTCGAACGCGACGCGCGGGTCGCCGCCCGCGAACTCGCCGGCGCGATGCGCATGGTGCATCCGCACGACGCGATCTGGAAGCCGCCGGTGATCACCATGAGCGGCATGACCGGCAACGGTCTGGACACCTTCTGGAACACCGTGCTCGAGCACAAGAAGGTGCTCACCGAGGCGGGTCTGTTCGACGAGAACCGGCGCCGCCAGCAGGTGGACTGGACGTGGACGATGGTGCACGACCAGCTGTTGCGTCGTCTCGAGACCTCCCCGCGTGTGCGGGCGATCCGCAAGGACGTCGAGGCCGGGGTGCGCGATGGTTCGTTGACCGCCGCGCTCGCCGCGCAACGTCTGCTCGATGCCTTCGACGGGGTGAACGACCCCGGAACATCCGGCGAGGATTCCTGAGCCCATGAGCCGCCGCACGATCGCCGTCACCGTTCTCGGTGCGTTCGCGATCGTCGCGGCGGCTCATCTCGTCTCCCAGGTGATCGCGCCGGATTCGGCGTTCACCGACGTCTCGCAGTGGTTCCTCATGCCGCTGCTCGCGCTCGGACCCGTCCTCGTCACCTCCGCGCCGCGCGACCGGTTGGTCGTGGGTACGCTTGTGGCACTGGGGTTCTCGTGGCTGGGGGACACCGCGCCCGATCTCGTCGACGGGGATGCCTCGTTCCTGGTGCTGGTGGGCTTCTTCCTGTGCGCCCAGCTCACCTACATCGTCGCGTTCCTGCCGTACCGGCGGTCGAGCGTGGCGCGGACCCGCCCGTGGGTGGTCGGTCTCTACGCCCTCGCGGTGATCGCCATGGTCGCCGTGTGCGCTTCGGCGGCAGGGATTCTCGTGGTCCCGATGGCGATCTACGCGTCGTGTCTCGCGGCGATGGCGGTGCTCGCCACCGGTGTGAACCGGACGGCGGCGGTCGGCGCGATGCTGTTCGTCGTCTCCGATGCGCTCATCGCCGTGCGTGCCTTCGTCGACGCGGATCTTCCTGCCATGGGGCTGTGGATCATGGCCACCTACATCGCGGCCCAGGCCCTGATCGTGCGCGGTGTGCTCACCGCGCACGATCGGAGCGGGCGGGCCTACAGGTCGAGCAGTTCCTTGGCGACGGTCACCGATGTCGCGGCGTCGAGCGACGGATAGTCGCCCCACTGCCCGCCGGTGATGGACACCTCCACGTCGGGCAGCTGGATCTGGGTGACGGAGACGGCGGCGACCGAAACGGCCTCTCCCATGGTGTAGGCGACGCCGCCGGCGGCCTCGATGTCGGCGTCGGGAAGCAGTTCGAGACCGCCGGTTTCGAGGTCGCTCGCCGACGGAACGTTCCCGGATCCCGGCGCCAGCACGATCTCCACCGACCGGATCTCGTCGAGGTTCGTCGCGGTCTCCGGGGTCTCCCACGCGCAGTAGACGCTGTACTCGTCCACCCCGCTCGACGAACGCAGGCTCAGTCCTTCGATGTAGGGGGCGA
This window contains:
- a CDS encoding TVP38/TMEM64 family protein, producing the protein MLGILGLVAALVVVALVVPHPTIAQIREWSESVHGPALVLVFFAVHALATIAPIPRTVFTLSAGVLFGSAVGIGVTVAASTVSAVLAFLLVRAVGRKAVESRLTHPAAKAIDLRLARRGWLAVGSLRLIAAAPFFVVNCCCAVSAVRLVPYTLATIVGILPGTVAVVLLGDALTGQTDPRLMVITGVCIALGLAGLLLEARLPEPAGSALDAVVDPHQDPAAR
- the scpA gene encoding methylmalonyl-CoA mutase, encoding MSIEHEIGSFADVPLTDPAVPAPTAPTAEQAAALIESVAEANNYGTEDVVWSTPEGIDVKPVYTKADRDAVVAEGYPLGSYPGIAPFVRGPYPTMYVNQPWTIRQYAGFSTAAESNAFYRRNLAAGQKGLSVAFDLATHRGYDSDHPRVQGDVGMAGVAIDSILDMRQLFDGIDLSQVSVSMTMNGAVLPILALYVVAAEEQGVKPEQLAGTIQNDILKEFMVRNTYIYPPKPSMRIISDIFAYTSAKMPRFNSISISGYHIQEAGATADLELAYTLADGMEYIRAGLDAGMDVDKFAPRLSFFWAIGMNFFMEVAKLRAGRLLWSELVEKFGAKNPKSKSLRTHSQTSGWSLTAQDVFNNVARTCVEAMAATQGHTQSLHTNALDEALALPTDFSARIARNTQLLLQQESGTTRPIDPWGGSHYVEWLTHELANKARAHIAEVEAAGGMAQAISEGIPKLRIEEAAARTQARIDSGRQPVIGVNKYQVTEDHEIEVLKVENSRVRAEQLAKLEQLRADRDEEATRAALDALTRAAGAQSQGLDNNLLALAIDAARAKATVGEISDALEKVYGRHQAEIRTISGVYRDEAGKATNITAATELVEKFAEEEGRRPRILVAKMGQDGHDRGQKVIATAFADLGFDVDVGPLFQTPEEVAQQAADNDVHVIGVSSLAAGHLTLVPALKQALAEVGREDIMIVVGGVIPPGDFDELYAAGAAAIFPPGTVIADAATGLLTKLAAQLGHHLGG
- the mutA gene encoding methylmalonyl-CoA mutase small subunit gives rise to the protein MSLAAEAENAARAYAQWQDAVAGVLAKSRRVDPAELGPEPQRLLETTTYDDVTVAPLYGVRDERDEAPLPGEFPFVRGGSSTRDVNTGWLVDVRFTGTDAASVNERILDALNNGVSSVWLGLGAGAVPVDALDTALNGVLLDLAPVRLDAGADAVAATTAVYSVLDNRTDVEDRAAVRIFLGAAPLTSEFSERPDVSLAEAVELARAAADRTEAVRALTVDGTAFHNAGSSDAEELGAAIAAGLDYVRALVDAGVPVAAALGQLEFRLAATDDQFQTIAKFRAGRQVWARVAQVAGAPEAGNAPQHAVTSAAMMAQRDPWVNMLRTTLAAFGAGVGGADAVTVLPFDSALPAGVLEVSEAFSARIARNTQLLLLEESNLGRVLDPAAGSWYVEELTAQIAEKAWGFFQEIEAAGGYRAALESGLIAERVAQTRARRESDIAHRKFSVTGVNEFPNLAEKPLPVGVAEAGASAARYAAPFEALRDRSDTYLASHGARPRVLLAPLGPIAEHNVRATFAANLLAAGGIEAVNPGPLDLDADLSSLVGDTGTSVAVLCGTDTRYGEQAGTATAALRAAGITTVLLAGPEKAVKDAQGDDRPDGFLTARIDAVAALTDLLNTLGA
- the meaB gene encoding methylmalonyl Co-A mutase-associated GTPase MeaB — translated: MSDTSVGAAQTRRRQIDVDALAEAVLANERAGLARAITLIESTRDDHREQAQQLLLRLLPKAGNAIRVGITGVPGVGKSTFIDALGMYLLEQGHRVAVLAVDPSSTRTGGSILGDKTRMARLAVQRDAYIRPSPSAGTLGGVAKATRETMVLLEAAGFDVILVETVGVGQSEVTVANMVDTFCFLTLARTGDQLQGIKKGVLELADLVAVNKADGEFERDARVAARELAGAMRMVHPHDAIWKPPVITMSGMTGNGLDTFWNTVLEHKKVLTEAGLFDENRRRQQVDWTWTMVHDQLLRRLETSPRVRAIRKDVEAGVRDGSLTAALAAQRLLDAFDGVNDPGTSGEDS
- a CDS encoding lysoplasmalogenase — its product is MSRRTIAVTVLGAFAIVAAAHLVSQVIAPDSAFTDVSQWFLMPLLALGPVLVTSAPRDRLVVGTLVALGFSWLGDTAPDLVDGDASFLVLVGFFLCAQLTYIVAFLPYRRSSVARTRPWVVGLYALAVIAMVAVCASAAGILVVPMAIYASCLAAMAVLATGVNRTAAVGAMLFVVSDALIAVRAFVDADLPAMGLWIMATYIAAQALIVRGVLTAHDRSGRAYRSSSSLATVTDVAASSDG